In the Phocoena phocoena chromosome 14, mPhoPho1.1, whole genome shotgun sequence genome, TCAACAGACTCGAAATGGGGTAGAAAGGGATTCCAGGCGGAATCAGTGGTGCAGACAAAGCCAGCAGGATGGTCACCGGCATCAAAGGACAAGAAGGTCGCTGTGGCCGGATTTATCTCGAAAGGAGAGAAGCCAGAGGGGAGGTGGGAATCGGCCGGTGCCAGGAAGGGCCTCTGGAAGACCCCGACTTACTGAGGAGACGGGTTGGCAGTGACATCCAAGGGCCATATTGGAGCAGAGGGTGCGGAGGAGGTTTTGTCGCAGTCGaggtgagaaggaaggagggttGGATCGGGAGATCCAATGACAGTGACGTCAGAGAGAAAGCGGGACCAATCAGAAATATTTCTGAAGCAGATGCACCGGGATTAGACGATTTGGGACAAGGGTGCTGGGGGAGTGAGCGGAGGTGGTGCTGTCTCATCCAGACCCACGAGCCCCAAAAGCCTCCAGCCTGGGAGTCGAAGGATTAACACATCCTGCTCATCCCACTCTTGTCTTTTTCGTTAAGTATCTATGAGTCTCTTGGGAGACGTCTTCTCTAGAAGAGAGTTGAAAATCAGGTGAGTCCAGGGTCGGGCCTCACTCCCTTGACAGCCTGCACAGAAGGGACCGCCTCTTGCCTGGGGTCACTGGAGGGCCCTGGGGTCAGTATTGTGATGTCTCAGAATATCTGAGCTGCGGGAATCCCCAAAGGCAAGAGTCCTCATGAGCTGACAACTCAGGTTGGCCACCTGGTTCAAAGATGGAATCTGAGAAGTCAGCAtgggggaaaacaaaacagaagttgtCCACAGAAGTCTTTAAAGAAGGCTCCTTGGTGCGATAGAATCGCACCAGATCCCTTTAGTCTACACCGTCCTTAGGTGAATTCTGACATGATGTCAAGGAGGaagtgtctttttaatttttttagtatttatttatttatttcggctgcactgggtcttagttgtggcgtgcgagcTCTTAGTTACGGCAagtatgcaggatctagttccctgaccagggatcaaacccgggccccgtgCGTTGGGAaggtggagtcttacccactggaccaccagggaagtcccgaggtatcttttatttttgggttttttttgcgatacgcgggcctctcactgttgtggcctctcccgttgcggagcacaggctccggacgcgcaggctcagcggccatggctcacgggcccagccgctccgcggcacgtgggatcttcccggagcggggcacgagcccgtgtcccctgcatcggcaggcggactttcaaccactgcgccaccagggaagccccccgaggTATCTTTGATTCCATACGGTTACACTTCTTCCTGAGCTGAAAAATAATTGAGGGGGTCAATCAGTCGATGAAAATTTATTCTAAACTCTGGTTTTTATCCCTGGGCCCTGATCCTCATCCTGTTGCCATCAGTAGGAGCCCCCTTGTGGTCAGAAACAGCCTTCCTTCCCGAAGGCTGCCTCAGGAAAAGGTGGTCCACGTTCTCCCGCCCAACTGGCAGGTGGTCTCTGAGGGGTGTAAAATCACTTCTGAGATACAGCTTGGAAAAGCCAACGGGCAGAACTTTACGTGGGTTGGAATGAAATTCATTCTGTTACCATTTGGGGCTGATGAAGAGTCGGGGGCAGGTGGGCTGGATAGGCCTCACCAGGCGCAAAACGAGCGTTCAGAGATACGTTCTGTTCTTTACATCGGGTGGAGGACTGACTCACATCCTTCTGGAAATCTCTGCAGCAGGACACGGTCATGCTCATGTCATTGCCTGACGTGTGCCAGCTCCTTAAATGCAACGACGGACAGCTGTACGAAGTAGGAGGAAGCTCCTTCGAGGTGCTGGTTTGCATCCTTCCCAGACATTGGTACCAGATGCTGGGGTTAGACCCGCAGCCCTCACTCTCGGCGGTGTCCGTGGACCTCAGACCTTCTGAGGAGGCAGTCGTGGGGCCCATGGACCGTGAGCCTTGGATCTTTCCCCAAGACTCagcttttctttctgaattcACTGAGAATCTGAGTTAGCTCATGTAGAGAAAAAGCCAGTACACATGGTGACCTGTGGCTCCGGTGACCCGTGAACCCTGAACTGAGTCAGAGTTCTTCCTCTGCTATTTCAGCCAAAAGAGAGCTTTTTTAAAGGAGTAATTGGAGTAGTCGCTTTGCATTATATATAACTGCCAGGCCTTGCgggtttgttttttaagctcTGGAGTGATTATTGTAGTTTGGGGGtcaattatatataatttctacaGTGAAAATATGCTCCCCTTAAGCTAGTCATGaacttttaccttttattttattattttcttaggaaaaaaagaaatccagggcTTCTCAATGTTTACCACAAAGGTTGAAAACTGGAGGCTGGGTCCAGCCCTTAAATATTTTGGTTTGaactcccctcctgccccccaccccgtacTGGCCAGCATTTGGggtgtttaaatttttgaatcaGTTATCGATACTTGGAAATCTTGGGAAGAATTCCGATTCCAGCTTCTCCAGCCTGATGTCCTGCCCAATGGACAGCGGCCAGGGCTGCGAGGTAGCCGAGCCCTCGGCAGGTGGAGAcgtggcctctctctctctgtctgtggcTCACGTGAACTGCGGCCACTCGTAACCAGAGGCCGTCCACACCGGCCAGCAGTCACATGTCTTGACACTTCTTTTAGGCTGCCtcgtgtcttagttgcggcccacgggcttaattgcccctgcggcgtgtgggatcttagctcccggaccagggttcccGGGcttcgaacccgcgtcccccgcattagAAGGCAGACTCtttaccactggaacaccagggaagtccctgtcttgaCACTTCTGTTGTAGGGAATTGAGGACGTTCTCCTTCATGACTTTTTGGAAGATGTTTCTATTTAGCATCTGAAAGCTGTCCAGTTGTTTAGTAAGAAGTTTAAGCTGTGGTTCCTCACTGCTTCGGAAGGTTCTCCAGCCGTCTTACAGATCTCCAAGCTCAGTAAGAAGTTTAAGCTGTGGTTCCTCACTGCTTCAGAAGGTTCTCCAGCCCTCTTACAGATCTCCAAGCTCAGAGGCTGGTTTCGAGGGACAACATAAATGCTGTGAGAGCAGATGAACTTTCCACATGGGGCAGGCCTCCTCCCCTCTGTGTTAACTGTGTCCTCAGGCACTAAACTGCAGTCCACCGGGCCTGGCTGCTCCGGCTGTCCCGGCTTTTCCTGTGGTGCCCACAAGAGATGCTTGTGCTGACACATCAACACCCTCTTACCGTTTCCCCCTCGGGAATCGCAGCAGGGCCAAGGGGACAGGGAGGTAGGAAAGGGCAAGGGGGAGGCGGGCCGGGCCTCCCCTCTCTTGAGCCAGCTCCTGGCGGCAGCTGCCGTCCTCAGCTCTCTGCCCACCCAAGCAGGGCCGGCAAGGGTTCCGACCCCAGCATCCTCCCGCCTTTCCGTGCTCTGGGTGGGCTCCCGCGAGGCTCAGAGATTATCTCGCCCTCCTTAGAAATTCCGCCCACGTGGTCCCAGTCACCCTGGTGACTCTCCCCTCCATCCGGCTGCCAGGGCGCAGTGTCTGTACACTTCTGCTGTCACAGAAGTCTGAACACTTCTGCTGTCGCAGAAGGCTGTTCGTCCGCTCAAGCCTGCGACGGCTTCCTCTTGGGAGCCCGAGCTGCTCTGCTGGCTGTCCCCGGCCTCCCTGCATCTGACCCCTTGGTATCCCTCCAGCTCCGTGGCCCTTGTGAACGCCGTCACACACCCACTGTGTAGGTCGCGTGTTTTACGGTCCTGGATATTCCTGGTTTTCTCCCTCCTGCCTTTGTGAGGTTCTCCATCACTGCCTCTAGCTCTCCCCGCCCACCAAGCCCTCAccacttccttcccttcccctctgcagATCTTCCACGCTTGCACCCTGTGCACTCTCTCTCCCCCGAGGGTCGGCAGAACAGGCCTCGTCTAATCTTCACCCATGCCTGGCATCCCCAGCACCCCAGGCTGTGTTGATCCCTGTCTGACCCACTTGGAAAAATTCACATGCCCAGGCTGGGCCCTTGGGCCCGTGTGATTGCCAGCCAAGAAGGCAGCAGGAAGCGTCCTGCAGAGAGAAAGTGAGGTCTGGAACTTGCTGGGAAAGGAGGGGCGTGAAAGGGGTCCAGTTTTCCGGTGGCCCCTTCACCGCCTGCGCTAAtcccagccctctggctctccaaACCCCTCTAGGATCTTCAGTAGCTTCCTAGTTGATGGGCCTGCCTGCAGCCTTGCCCCGCCTCGGTCACatgcccttcccctcccagcaAGTGCTCTATAACAGCGATTCCATCGGTTAACAACTGTCCACGGCCCCCATTGCCCGGATGGTCCTCTCTCCTTCACTGCTTGGCCTCTGGCCCGACcctgtccccctgccccccatgaCCCACTGGCGTTCCCCAGCACTGCAGACTGGTCGTCCCCAAGAGGCCCTTATTCCTACTGCTGTCTGTGCCTAGTCACCCCCGCCCCCCCTGCCATTGCTCCCCGCCAACTCCTACCTACGCATTAAGGCCCAGGCAGAATGTCCCCTTCCCGATGAAGCCGTCCCTGATACCTTCTTCCGCTAGAACCGCTCacttccttctccctgtgtctcacGTTGCCGGGAGCACTTACTCTGCTGTTGGGACGCTGTTTGTGCTCCTGGTAACCTACCCTTCGTGGGGAGCCCCTGGAGGGTGGAGGTCATTCCCCTTCATCCAGCCGTGCAGCCAGCACCCAGCAGACGCTGCAGGAGTGTCCCCGGTAAGTGaatatgtgaataaatgaataaatgaatacatccAGGAGAGCACCTCCTCTCTCATGTTTTCTCATTTCTGATCGTTTCCCAAGGAGAGCATGTAGAGATGAGAAGCTGAGGGAAGTCAGGGTTCCTGGGGAAAATCCTCAACTTCGTGGAGCACACGGCAGACGCTAGAGGACATCACTTTCCTAGCATTGCGCGAGTCGGGGGCGGTTTAGTCAATGCGCCCCTGCCGGGATCTCGGAGCCACTTGGGAGGGGCGAGCGGGCAGCggggtggggaggctgggggccTGGCTGGGTGGGGCAGGTGGACGGCTCTGCCCTCCTGGGTGCGTGGGTGCGCCACCCGTGTGCACTGCCTTCCTGCGTGCAAACCTGAAGTTAAAGCATCAGTAATGGGTGTGTGTATTGTTCTTCACAGAAGTTACTGCGTTTGTCAAAAGACTAAGAAGAAAGACATACCTTTCCAACATGGCAAAGGTAGGTTTCCGGCAACCAGACAGGAAGGAACAAAGCAGCTTTCCCAAAGCAAAAAGTGCAGGCTGCCAGTGTCCCTCAGAGCGAGCAGCAGGCCCCGTGCAGGGAAGCCGGCCCACCCACCTGGAGGGCAGAGGACAGCTTGCTGGGCCCCAGGTGCTCAGCTGGAAGCtgagctccctcctcccctccggcCTCCAGGCTCTGCCCGTGGAGGAGAGAACGCAGGGCCAGCAGGTCACGGTTCTAAAGTTCCAGAGGGAGGCCCCCCAGGGGTGGTGTCCCGGGCAAGCCAACGTCAGAGGTGGAAGGGCATTGTAGCAGAGCCTAGGACAGACGGACAGGCAGGCAGACCCTGTACGCCGTGCACATGGCCCCGCGGACTCTGTGTGTCGGGGCACCAGGTCCTCGGCTCCGACCTTCTCACTCCTGGGTGTTAgcggaggggagagaggggctgaAGGGGACGTTCTAGGATCTGTTCTGAAATCCCACGGTGGCAGATGGGGACAGAGCCTGGGACCGGCCCTCTGCCCCAAATCAGCCCCGGCCAGGGGCCGCCCAGCTGGGGCCGCCCTTTGACCACCTCCATCCCCCACCAGTAGGGTTGTTTCTCCTTCTGAGCTAGAGGCCCATCCGGTTCTGGGCACCTTCACCTTCCCCACTGGGGCGATGGCAACGACCTTGCAACACGACCTCCATCCCTACCCACTGGAGCGGCCGGCTCAGGGCCCAGAGCCTGGCCTGCTGGGAGCCATACCTTTACACTCACTGTTCCAGGAGAGTTTACTGAATACCCAAGGGCCCCTTTCCTCTCCGTAAAACAGACGTGGCTGTAGTGCCTGCTCTTGGGGCTGGTGTGAGGATGACTCACCGCTCGTCCTGCAGACCCCGAACACGTAAGGGAGAGGTTTGTCCCATTGGACAGCAGAGGCCCAATTCACTGCCCCAGGCTCCCCAGAGGAAGGACAGGAGAGCTTCTGAGTCCCCACAGCCATCCTGTAGAGGCCGCCCGCCCTGTTGCTTCTCCAGAACCGCACTTGCCTGGCAGAGCCCAATTACCCACCGTTTTCCTCTCTAGAGAATTTAGGCCCCTTGCTCGGGGTGCAGAGAAGAGGGAACTGGGAGGAGGAGCTGCAGGGCCCTGAGACGTCTGCCCGTGAGCAGAAGCGTCCTAAATGCCGACTTTCAGAAAGGCCGTTCTAGAATGTGTGCAATTTGAACATTTTGATTGTCATTTAGGattcagggttttgtttttggtttgttttctttttgtggtatgcgggcctctcactgccggggcctctcccgttgcggagcacaggctccggacgcgcaggctcagcggccatggctcacgggcccagccgctccgcggcatgtgggatcttcccggaccggggcacgaacccgtgtcccctgcatcggcaggcggactctcaaccactgcgccaccagggaagccctaggattcaGTTTTAACGGGCAAAACTACCCaaatccacttttctttctcttcgaCAACAAGAAAGTTTTGGTAATTTGGAGAGGGGGCATTAGGCCAAAGTAAGATGACAAGATTTCACTAAGTGTAGCGTTTGCCGTTGTCTTTAGACCGTGAGAATGGTGCTGAGAGTCGGCATCCTGCCGTTGGATCTACACGCCATCATGCATCAGGGCGCCTTGGATATTTCCCAGAAAGCCCTGACGAGTAACCCGAGCGGCACTGACGACCTGGAGGGGAACACAGAGATGAAATGTAATCCTCCTTCCTCAGCTGCTTGGTTGCAGTGTTTGGTATATAATCAGGGCTGCTATGGCCATCACTGATTTATAGATTTCCTAATAGAATTAGAACATTCCTCTTTGACGTTATAATTTACCTGCTCGCACACCTCTTCCTGCAGAAGGTGAGGAGTGCCCCGAGAACCCTCTTCCAGGGCCTGCCCTGGGGCCCATAGTGCCAGGACATATTTGCCGAGTGAGTGTGGTTGCTGATTGACAATATTTCTTGTCTCCTTGGGAAAACCCTCCTGTATCCCTCTTGTAGATGCACAGATCACCTCTTCGGGCCTGAGTGGGATTGACCTAGCTATCTGCCTTGCCAGTTTCTGCTCTaactgtagttttgtttgtttgtttgtttgtttacgcaccctcgcagcttgtgggattttagttccccgaccagggattgaacccaggcccacggcagtgagagcacagagccctaaccactggaccaccagggaattcctgcaccAAGTGTTATTTTTAACAATGTGAAGTTTAACGGTGGTGCTTTGACCTTATTTCACTACTTTACAAACAAGTGCTACATAAGCCCATGAATATTCGTGCCCTTTGCTATTGTCTGGGGAAGGGGGAATTTCCCCCTCTACCCGTCTTGAGTTCTCCTGGCTGGACTAATAATCAACCTGGCGCAAGACAGGTTCACcggagaaaaagacacaaattttaAATCATGTGCACAGAGGTCTTATAGAAATGGGACCGAAGAAGtagacaaagaaacttaggttttAGGGTGCCCGATTAGTGAAGAAGCTAAACAGAATTGGGGCTtgggtagtaaattaaagaactaacatggtttgggacttccctggctgtccagtggttgggactctgtgctttcatggccgagggcctgggttcaatccctgctcggggaactaagatcctacaagttTGGCGGCGcggctaaaaaaataaaaagtaacatgGTTTGTTTATACATGGTTTGTTCTCAGCCTGAATTCCCTGTCTCTGGGGATGAGGGTGTCTCTTTACATCCTGGTGCCAGAAGGGCACCTTTCACACcggagatttatttcctgttttcagggAGACCGAGGGGGAGGGTCAGTGTCCTTCCTGTGTTGGccgtttcttaagtaacttttcAATCAAATTAACCAATATGCCACTGAGGCACATTTTGGAGCTGCGTACTCTGGGCACCGACACTATCTGACAGTTGTAGTTAATCTTAAGGAAGAAAATCTCCATTCTGATGCCAAAATCTGGCCTCTGTACGCTGGTGCCAGATTAAATCTCAGCGTTgtgggtgaagtagaaagaaatagcTGTATTGCTTTGCCAGGTAAGCGGGCCACAGCGGGCTCatgccctcaagactgtgtgtccCGCCCTGGAGGGGGTCGTGAGGAGTCTTATAGCgttcaaggagcagggcgtggtcagctcgtggacactcttctgattggctggtggtgaggtcatcgggagtcggcatcatcaaccttctggttccaaccggtctggggtctccGTGCTCGTGGGCAGCAGTTAACTTCGCCCCGctggagggggtttcagtatctgcaaaacagctcaaggaaCGGCTCAGAATATTCTCTAGAGTCCTTGAGGAGGAATTAAAGGTCCTTGACTgtgtttaatggctaaagtattattattttgtcttgcttgcctgttttcctttctgcattttctcacttctctgattaaatttcttctttggctaaagtttttctacagacaaaaggcaggcagaggacacggGTGGAGGTCTATTCTGGGAAGGCCCCGTAGGGTCCTGCCTCAGTTACAGTTCCATGAAGAGCTGGCTTACGCGTGGTTACATCGCTGCGAGGGGACAGTCACCACAGCAGGAGGCTCCCCACTCAGGGGGAGCCGGGAGTTGCTTCAGGAGGGGCTGCAGACCAGTTACCACCTCCTCCCCCAGTCGCTAGGCTTTGGTCTGAGGGCTGCCAGGAGGGGTCAGCCATGCATAAAGCTGCCCCCCAGTGCCTGAAACCCCCTCAAGGTGTGGGCTGTGGGCTTCATCACGGCCCGCCCAACACGGGGCTGGCACACGGGGGCACCTCAGCATTTCACGACCAGATGGTTACGTGGATTCAGCGATGCATTAAAAGCAGCGCAAAGTATCCTGTCCTCTTCCTTTGACCTTGAGGGGGGGCTGACTTGGTAGGATTGCACCAGTTATTAAAATAGTGAAATGGGTCCTTACTTGCTGCTAAGTagctccctccccccactgctTGCCTGTCCCTTGATTATATCCCCTGTCCCTACTGCCTGGCTGTCCCAAATCCCAGATCCTCCCCTGGGAGACTCCCCTCCAACCAGACCAGCAGCTGAAAGGTGAACACCTAACCCAGCAGGCTTCAGGGCAATGGAAGCCCCCCTCCCAGGCCACTGGCTTCCCCAGCAATCCCAGCTGGCTGCCCAAACCTTGCTCTCACCCCCAGCCCAAGCCCAGGGAGACCCAGGAGGCATGAGGCCTCTCCCCCAGGTGCCCGCCAGCCTGCCAGGGGCTCCTGGGCTCCTGTTGGCATCTTTGCATGTCCTTTGCAGAGGGCACAGAGCCGGCAGGGAGACAGCATGACCCCTGGCAGACGAATGCCTGAGATGTGCCTGGAAGATCTTCCAGACGGAGCCTGACCAAATGTGCACCAGGGCCATGGCAGCCCACTGGGTTATCTAAATCTCCTTGGCACATGGGGGCACTCAGACAGATGCGCTTCCACTGTCCTTCCACTCTCAGCGCTGCCTGCGCGGATGCGGGACCCAAGTCCCAGTGTCGCACACTTGGGCTGCAGCCCTCAGGCCTGTACTGACAGGGTCTGTAGCCCTGGGCAACTCACCTAACATCCCTCAGCGGCTTTGATGTCCACCATCAGTTAAAGGACTTGAACAAACTACCCCCTTTAGAAAAGCGGCAGGGATGGGTGAGGTCACGTCTGTACCCTGCAGTGAGCTCACTTGGAGCGGGGTTCTGTGTGATTACAAGGTGTAGTTATGATTTCAAACTATTTCTTCCCATTTCAACAAGTAGCCGAGGGGATTGCTAGAAGGCGAGACCACAGAGCTCTGAACCAGACGACCTGGGGTGACAGACCCAGCCCATGGCAGCCTTTGTGTTCAAAATGAGGGCAAGGCCGTGGGGAATTCCTTTGAACTGCAGTGCGGATGCTATCCCCTAGGTCACCTGGGATACAAATACCTAAGGGGAAATTCTGCTCTTCCACTCACAAGGGTTTGTTTTGTCTGGTGATAGGTTTGAGCAGTTAAATTTCTTTGCTGGGCATGTCAGCAGACCTCAGTGTATTCCTGAATTGTCTGTCTTCAAACCTCCAAACATTTGTCTTCCAGGTACAAAaccacgatttttttttttttcagtagaagAAGTGGGTGTGGGTCATTCTAGCTACATTATAGCACTGAGTGCCCAGGACC is a window encoding:
- the RFX8 gene encoding LOW QUALITY PROTEIN: DNA-binding protein RFX8 (The sequence of the model RefSeq protein was modified relative to this genomic sequence to represent the inferred CDS: deleted 1 base in 1 codon; substituted 3 bases at 3 genomic stop codons), which codes for MYEIYMETCRQNAQNQVNPATFGKGDNHLPNKTDPVGSPLSEFGRSPFWEQELAEKYSYRILGMAFLADEYCSYCQDTLQNVEDXLTSFWKSLQQDTVMLMSLPDVCQLLKCNDGQLYEGIEDVLLHDFLEDVSIXHLKAVQLFSKKFKLWFLTASEGSPAVLQISKLKEVTAFVKRLRRKTYLSNMAKTVRMVLRVGILPLDLHAIMHQGALDISQKALTSNPSGTDDLEGNTEMKCLSSXISLLGMSADLSVFLNCLSSNLQTFVFQLSRSKAEFIRLAASFQLRWNFLLTAVSKAMTLWHRDSFDEGQQSSRAATGGKPAL